From the Plectropomus leopardus isolate mb chromosome 20, YSFRI_Pleo_2.0, whole genome shotgun sequence genome, the window ACTTGTACTTGGTCTGGAGACAGTAGCATAACGTTAATATGAGTGCACCTGCGTTCAGTAACATATGTGAAGaccatttaaatataatttgcgATTTAAGATTACATGCAAAGGCTTTAGGGTAAATGTGGCCCCGTTTTTATGACGCCAACATCAACGGCAGCTGTTTCTTTGTGTGGCGGATCTGTTATTTTTCACAACACAAGCAGATGCTTAAAATTCATTGTTGTGTTTCTCGCCTGATCGTCAGAGTCTTAAGAACAGAATCATTTAGCGTTTGAttggaaaaacacagcagtCTAATCTGACTATAGGTCGCACGAGCACTGGGAAGCATGGGAAATAAGCTCCTGATATTTTTGCTGTTCATTTTACCATTGCCATTTACTTCTTCCTAACACTTATTTGAGTTTGCCCCTGCTGGTATTTTTCATAGCGATGTAAAATTTAAAGTGAGCACATGCTGCCCTCCACCGGTGACATGTCACTGTTAGGGTGGCCACATATTCTGAGAACTGCTACCAAAAATATACTTCAATTGGTTTTGAATAGGGTCACAATTTAAGAAACCACTGGCTATCGATTTGGTGAAACACCCAGAAACATATGACATACCCCAGGCtgtgatcaataaaaaaaaaaatcccaaaaaacaactttgcatgtagtatattgaaaatgatttgtttcattgtgtttttttttcatctaaagaCATAGTGGGATCATgccaaaaacctggcatttaaaggattgaaattctgaaaattgatgaatatttgatatttgttatTAGGACCcgtgttggttaaaaaaataaactaaatcaaagtagaaaatcatattaatataagataatactttttaaagcttgattttgaaaagtgcattttgtccACAGagtgatacaagtgtgtgttATATTAAAGTGGGCATAAGgattaacagaaaaaatgaaacaaaaacagcaacaaaacactgaaatgttagttttgactttttgatgTGGGGCTGTATTTTGTGCTTATCAATAATCGGTGTATTAGACTCAGTAGATTTTAGGAGGcaggagtctgacatggaagctacacaatctactgctgtggaggggtcagcagcaaaaacttatttttgccAACTAAATCAAagtcccacttaaaaaaatcaatatcagtctaagtgtacactatattgagagtattttcactgctttacctttccatcAGTCAGTGTTGCAGAGTTATTTTTCACAGTTGTCTGAGGAAATAATGCTACTCTCAAAATGACACCTGAAACTTGTATTTAATGTCCACTCTTTTGTCCCTCAGGTGAAGGTGGGGATGGTGAAACCCTGTGGCCTTGTGAAACCCTGTCACCTGGTGAAGCCTGTATCAGCCACGCGGGTCACTGGCAGATATCTGACGCACCAGAGAGGCCTGCCAAATCTGCCCGTCCCCCCTCTGCAGCAGACCTGCGAGCGCTACATCAGTGCCCTGGAGCCCATCGTGGAGGTGGATGAGCTGAAGCACACGAAAGAGCTGGTGGAGGAGTTTCAGAAGGCGGGAGGGGTCGGAGAGAGACTTCAGAGAAGCCTGGAGAAGAGAGCAAAGAAGACAGAGAACTGGGTAAAGTATTGTGATTTAATGTAAGATATAAAAACCACCCTGACACATCCtgtttgctctctttttctACCCAATTTAATTGAAAACCTCATTGACATGTGACTGATTTCCTtttaataaactgaattttctgCTGTGATGTTGATCTGTTTcttgtgtctgtatctgtgtgtctttgtagttatCAGAGTGGTGGGTGCAGGTTGCTTACCTCGATTACCGGTTGCCTGTGGTGGTTCATTCAAGTCCTGGGTTGGTCCTGCCCCGCATGAACTTCAGTGACAAACAGGGACAAATAAGGTGATCGCACACACAGTGGACACATTTCCCCCTGTTCCACAAATACACCCATTTACAACTGTTTGATAAGAATTCTTTAAGAAGCCACAGATGGCAGTGTTGGTATTTCTGTAGACAAATCCATTACACACAGTATGCCAGATAGGGTTTTGAGCTTATCAGATTTGGATGCACATGGTTCACTGAAAGTTAATGAATGGTTTGATCCATTCAGGGCTCAAAATACCAAATGCATATATACAGCAGTGCATGTAAAGTTCAAGATTTGCAGTTAATTCTCAGCTCTACATGCGCCTGTGCATGGAACTTAGTACAGAAAATATGTTGTGTTGGGCTGCCAACTCTTACCTATCTCACCCTGACCATAAAGCATTTGACACTTTTTACACTCTCTCTCGCCACACAcccatttttttcatgcagtgaaaacacatttggtaACGCCACAGCTTGGATTTTGATGTGTGTATATTCGTGCTGTAATGGTACCAGTACTTAGAGCAGccaaaaaggaaggaaagactTGTGTTACAGCAATATAATGTTACACATATGTTAAATGAGTCTTATTGAATGATGTGATGTCACCAAAGAAGTCCAAATATGAAAAGAATCACATTAGACTTGCAGAGAAGCTTCTTAATATGTTCTAAAACCATATACAATTTGAAGTAGTTTCACTGTACATTACTGTTTAAAGAAAGTCAATTCATATGAAATTGTAACACAATTGAAATTGTAACACACTGTATCTGTCCTCCTCTTTAAACTCTCACAATGAAGCACTGTTTTTCTTCAGAGGTTTCCTAAACTTAAGTGCCGAAAAAGAATACACCAAACagtgctgggaaaaaaatggtgcatttaatttaaaaatgttacatgcATCATTGCATGTACACAGGAAAGAGATTTTTGAGCTGTGGCCCACTTCTGCACATTATTGTTTCCATAACAACTCAAGTTGAGTATGATCTGTCTCAATACTTTTTGCTACATATTACCACCACATACTGTATTTCATCCACATCATGCTGCTCCATTGTGCCGtgatcacttttgttttttaaatgagatcAGAAAGTGCAAATCAAAAAGTGCAATGTTCAAACTTTCAGCccaaaaatgcacttttattaTTTCACGATCATAAGGATAgaagttaatatttaaaatgacaatgtaTCTTGTTCTGTCTTTTTAGGTTTGCTGCCAAACTGATCACTGGTGTTTTGGACTTTAAGACAATGATTGACAAGTGAGTACTGTGCTGATAATATACTGTTATTTTGTCTGTTAGCTTCTAGTTGTTTTGGAGTTTCAATGTTTTTCATGCCAAGGACTTCTCAGCTGAAAGAGAAATGGAGACGGGTCCCCCTACCACTTAAATCATATAAAATTGAGTGGCAAATTAACTGGGCCTGTAATGACTTGTAGGGTGGCTTTAAGTGCcatgtttaaacatgtttttatggtgCATATAATACTAGGCTGTAAACATAATAATTATTGGCAgatacatgtttatttctgagTTGGATGGCATGTCAGAGTCTCttgctttaaaaattgcaaaacaatCCACTGTGGTCATGAACTGATTACTAAACGGATCTGCAGAACATGGACCCGGGGACCCAAAGTGTCAGCGGGTCCCCTTgacttcacttgcaaaatgtcactgaaattaaCATGCACTGCCAAAGAGGAGACCCAAAATTACTACGaactgacacaaaaagacctcaaagtgatgcaaagagacacaaaaaaacaacaaaacggacaaacaaccacaaagagccACAGaactactacaaagagacacagaatgaccgCAAGGAGACACTAAATGGTTACAAAGTGatagaaaatgaacaaaaaatagatacatacatacatcccAGTAAGGCACAAAAGGCACCTTACAACCACAAgtggacacaaaatgaccacaagacagaaaatgactacaaagtcaCATTAtataacccaaaaataaataaactgaccTCAataggacacaaaatgaccttgaaatactaccaaacaaccacaaaatgaccacaaagagacacaaaaagatgcaaaagtctataaaaaacaccaacagatAGTGTGTGTCTCACTCCTATGTAAAAACAGTGGGGCCCTTTTGCATATCTATGATTATGCCACACAAGACTGCCTAAACacctaaaataataatgcagaTAATTGGCCAATGTTTCATATGAGTATTTAACTGTAATCTAAGTAGTTAACCTTTCTGTTATTGATAGATGCTGCACAGTGATTTAGCGACAGATAGTTAACATGATTGCACAGGGATTTGTGGGTAACAGGTCAATGTCATCAAtgttgtgtattattattattattattttttatgaacaggccagtttttttttgctaataataTGCTGgattcatgttaatgtgtatttccNNNNNNNNNNNNNNNNNNNNNNNNNNNNNNNNNNNNNNNNNNNNNNNNNNNNNNNNNNNNNNNNNNNNNNNNNNNNNNNNNNNNNNNNNNNNNNNNNNNNNNNNNNNNNNNNNNNNNNNNNNNNNNNNNNNNNNNNNNNNNNNNNNNNNNNNNNNNNNNNNNNNNNNNNNNNNNNNNNNNNNNNNNNNNNNNNNNNNNNNNNNNNNNNNNNNNNNNNNNNNNNNNNNNNNNNNNNNNNNNNNNNNNNNNNNNNNNNNNNNNNNNNNNNNNNNNNNNNNNNNNNNNNNNNNNNNNNNNNNNNNNNNNNNNNNNNNNNNNNNNNNNNNNNNNNNNNNNNNNNNNNNNNNNNNNNNNNNNNNNNNNNNNNNNNNNNNNNNNNNNNNNNNNNNNNNNNNNNNNNNNNNNNNNNNNNNNNNNNNNNNNNNNNNNNNNNNNNNNNNNNNNNNNNNNNNNNNNNNNNNNNNNNNNNNNNNNNNNNNNNNNNNNNNNNNNNNNNNNNNtgaggacaagcggttacagaaaatgactgactgactgactgactttcctttgtcttttctttcttactttttttgtttgtttttttcttcccacaCCTCTtcctaatttcctgctaatttggGGATAATTTCGtcttgagttgctcattgccctcctctcatgtttctgaaagaaattaggtttcaaagggttgaatgACTGGTTGTATTTTAGAGCTTTTCAGACAGACCCTTTGCTTCTATTGGTCCTTTGCTCTTGTTTATGTCTTCCTGTTGTCTTCCCGTGTGTCCTCCTTAAGACTGGACGACCTCTGAAACCCTGCTGCTTCACATCTTGCAGTGAAGTCAGAAATGTCTTTTGTATGTGGCTGAATAGGTGAACACAGCATGACTGACCTGTTGATTTTGGCGCTGTGAGGACAGTGGTAGTGATGCCATACAGCCACTGCTGTGTGTGGACACAGGACATACTGGTTCTCCTCCCAGCACCTCCTCATGGTCTCCAGGATCCCGTCATCACTCACTGTTCCAGTAGATAAAACTTGTGACAACTAGAAAGAGAACAGAAGGAAGCATCATGAATGGGCGGTGTAGTCGGTAAGCAAGGAAGTGTTAGTAAGTGTTAAATGTTTGGTACCAGTTCACGGTGGTTCTCCGGCAGAGAATGTCGATGTGATTGTTGGAACTCCTCCATCATGTTCTTCACTGCAGCTCCGTCTCTGCCCAGCAGCAGCCAGAACACTCGCTCCATGTTGTACGGGTCCTTGTACGCAACAGAAATCAAGGAGTGTGACAACAAATGACcaaatttaaaactatgttttagTAGCTGCACTGCTTTGAATTTTAACTGAATAGCCCCGCTCTATTCTAGGTGTGCTCGAACACCACCAGGtctatttgctattttttacaCAGGATATGTTAtatgtatgtaagtgtgtgtgtgtgtgtaggtattTGCATGGGTGTAAGCGCACGTACCTAAGTAcacatgtgtgtatatatacgtatatatatgtatttctgTATAGGTATGTATATaggtatatgtatgtatatatgtgtgtatgtatggaTGTATAGGTATGTATATACGTGtaaaaggatgtgtgtgtgtgttatatttaaattgcattttatatGAATGATGGTAATGATGGTATTGTACCTTGTTTTCTTATATTGTATGATGTGgttttgtgaagcactttgtcaCTCTGGTTTAGAAAAGCTCAAtggaaataaagtttatttattatcacGTTACAGCATAACTGGGacattgccatgaaatttgctTAACATGTTCATTCACCTCTGGggctgtcaaaaaaatgttaaagtgtaTATTTGCTCCTAAAAACAGATTTCAGatagactgaaaaacaaaaccacaactataaaaaaatatttttaaacaagcGTTAATAAACAATGTTGTGATGTTCTCCACAGACTGATGTCtgaaaaaatcagatttttattagCAGTAGTAACTAAAGGCTGTGGAACTGCGTGACCTACCTGGATGTCTATGGCAGGGGCCAAAGTTTGTGTGACATTATCCGCCATGGAAAAGTCACCGGTGGTTACCGTCCTGTGCACGATGTCATTAGAgttcaccatggcaaccagcTTCAGGGGCAACCCCATCTGTTTCACTATGTAGCCAGCTGAGACATAAACAGATgggcagacagagagatggacaAACCTTCTCATTAGCCTTCTGTTATTGGAGCAGCATGTTGTGCTTATGAccatttgaaagaaaaaggttCCCTTtctgataaaatgaataatgactgcattaaagggaaagtttaccccaaaatcatacatatttttcctcttacctgtagtgccgTTTAACAGTCTAAAtagtttttgtgtgagttgccgagtgttgaaGATAATGGCTGTAGAAATGTCTGACTCCGCTCCAATAGAACCAGATGGCACCcggcttgtggtgttcaaagtgaaaaaaaaaaaccaaaacttcGAAAAACAGATTAGTTTAGACTTTattgtaagcagtttcatgaaggacctattttctgtctactgaactacacccacaaaccatatcactgtgcagaaggaagagtgcgtctactgctagctcagctagcaccactgagctagctaacattaagGCGCAGCCGAGGAGGATATCTCTGACATCTCTATGACTGATGTCTCCAACattcggcaactcacaccagaacaatatagattgataaacagcactgcaggtaagaagaaaaatatggatttttgatttggtttgaactgtccctttaaattacACAGATTCacaatctgaaaaaaactcCTTTATTGTAGGAACTTTAAATCtaagaaattaaataagaaaaattgaTGCTTGAAACAACTAGTCAAAGACTTATTTGCTTAAATTTGATAACAGATACAACAGATACTGTATATCTGTATGTATGTTGGCTAAAAAGTAACAAAGAAGTGCAGTGAAGAAATGCTTAAAGTATATTTGAGGTCATTTCAGAGGTCAGGTCAGACAACGGGTAAGTGTAAGACAACGGGTAAGTGTAAGACATTCATCATTTGAGCTTCAGTAACTTTTATTAGGAATTTgtaacacattttgacatttggaaaaataaaggGTGGACTGAAATAAGAATTCCTACattaacaaaacatgacagataaagaaaactgagaaaaaaatagtccatcaactaaaaaataaataaatacataaagtcCTATAGGTGGCTCTGAAAAGGTGTTCTGATGATTCAGTTCATGTTTAACTATGACCAAGTTTTAGTTGGAATTCACTCTAACTGTTGTGATACTAAGGTGACTGTGACTGCCCCCCACAAGGGAGCATCTACTGTATGTTAGCCTATGGAGGCTTATGAGAGACAcaagtgttttaattttaacagcCACTAAATTCTTTATATTGAAACATTAACACTGAATTCATAAAACTGAAAgacttttttgaaattttgaaagcTACGTATCTGAATTTGTTCTGGATCCAcctctttgaaaataaaatatgaaaattcttgatttgcaattttaaaagctgaattcaatttttttttacaatgttaaCAAAAACTAAGCTCCAAAAttcatgttttcaggatttaacaaaaaaaaattcaggtttCTCAGATTCAATTATTAAAATTCAGTTCCgttattgttaaaattaaaatatttgtgtttttatttgcttccATACAGCCACATTTTAACCCTGATTATTACACACTCAGCATAGTATTTATTAATCAAAGTAAAGATTTTTGGGGGGAGTAATCACTCAATCTAGTTCCCTACCAGCAGTAATAAACCTACCTGCGATGTTTCCCGCCCCTCCAGTAGGCACCACCACCTCCAGCTCTGGCAGGTCCTTGTCAGCCTGCTCCATCCCACTAAGCTCCAGGTAAGCGTAGATGAAGTGAGCAAGCTGGATCATGACTCTGGACCAGTTGACTGAGTTGAGGCTCATGAGGTTGTGAGACCTGACCAGCTGTGAGTCGGCAAAGAGACGGCGCAGAGGCTGATCTATGTCATCAGAGCTGCCGTCAGCtatagaggaaaaaaacacgTGTGAACTAAATGTAATTGTGTGATAGTGAAAGAGCAGCTGTTAGTCGTTTAGCCTCCTCACCTGCGAACACGTGGACGTTGTCCTCCAGGCAGGTGATCATGTGTTTCTCTTGGACCGGAGTGATGCGTCCTCGAGGATAAACCACCACCACTTCCAGCCCGCTGAGACCTTTGGCGCTGTGGATGGCCGAGCCTCCTGTGTCCCCTGATGTACCTGGAGAGGAAAAAACCAGCTGACTGATCCACATCCATCACATTTATCATCGATAATGACACAATCTATGAAGCTTTTTGTAGTCTTGgtgcttttttctcttctggGGAGCAAAAATGTGCTTGTTCATGCCATGATAATGGCAGTGATGACTGTCAGTGTCAGAATAAAGGATCTTTACCTTCAGCTGACTAAACTTTGCATTTAAATCGCAGTTTTTCTACCTGGCCAGTAATTTTGAGCCTTTGAAGCCTGAACAAACTagcttcatttctttaaaaacacgggaaaaagtTGACCTGAAAATGTATGTAAAgaacgaaagaaagaaaaagaacattttaaaaatgacttggaaaaagttaaaaataaataaataaaaaactaaattacatttttaaaataatgtcatatatgtaattatgatatcaTAAATGTAGTCTTTTTTCCTAgcttatttctctttttcctagctttttaaaaataattttctaaattactgacttcttgcaatttgtggaacatttcttgccaagtttctcattgccttttccccctatctttttgaaagaaatcagggtTCAAGGGTTTACATGCtcgtgaaaggtgtctgaaagcagcacaacaaaactgatatcactccaaatttcaaagggttaataaaatgcattccTTAAGATAACAGGGAATGACCAGAGAGTGCTTCTAGTTAATCAGGACTCAAACAAATCAAAGCCCCTACAAAGACTCTAATAAACCAAACATATTTATGTCTgatatttcctttaaaagtgcaaaaactagTTCCTGCATTTGATCACATGGCGTGGTAGGTGCTGGCTCTTACCTACAAGAACAGTAGCTCTGCGATTCTGTTTTCGGAGGAAGTAGTCAAGGAAGCGCACAGTGCAGGTCATAGCCAGGTCCTTAAAGGCCAAGGTCTCTCCATGGAAGAGCTCGAGGACTGACAGACCGTTTTTCAGCCGGGCCGTTCTCACCACCTCGGGCACTGAGAATCCAGACAGGGCCTCACGCACGAGGACTGCAGGAAGgacaagagagagaaacaaatcaTGTTCTTGGTGTTTGGAGCTTTGCTCTTATGgaacagatttttgtttttaatcattttgtttaacttctctgttttaattctttaattattattcttaaagctgcagttgttaacttttataaaaatacatttttgttatatttgctgaaactgtcactgtcactATCCTGATAGAAGTACATGTGACAGATACTTGGTGAAAACATCTTTTTCCTAGACTAGACAGTACTGttgaaatataaatcaagattctgttaatgCATTGCCTATAGCTCACATTTaatgctttcagaaacatttcagtGTACTGTTCAGCTGTAACATGACAAAATAAGTGACTCTGCTGCCATGTTGAAAACcatcaagacaaaaacaagcactgcCCACCAGCATTCTCACCAATCATGTatgactggttgtttttgttcatgtgtggTGGTTTCTTGTAAATGCCATTAGGAGCAGCATGAGAAGGCAGAGGagaattatttatgtatatatatgtgtccTCTCCGTGTTTCAACTCCAGCTGTCGCTTTGTCTGTGATTTTAAGATACCAAccccaaaagccacctttcgcattAGTATAATACACCACCGGGCAGCATCACTTTGTAATTCGGTCAAATGGAACCACTCCAGGTGTTGTGATACGCTGCCAGTCAGCCGGATGTTACCTGTCGTGGCAGTGTGATACATCACTGGACAGCATCAAGTTAAAAAGCTGTGTGTGATATGAAGCTGGAAAGTCCCTCTGGGGCAAGTGGAAGGGGTGGTGGATGTgaccaacaaaccccggactttcaccagctgtttgcttcctgtatgaaaGAAgccaaacttaaaaacatgcttttgttacctaaacttaaccacctgtgcctttgtagcctaatcctaaccatgtgcttttgttgacatccccgcgttggttgccatgtgcttttgttcccTAACCTAATAAAGTGCATgtgttgcataaaaaaacatgtgcttttgttgacatcccggcaCTGGTtgcggcatcctggaacatcaacagcaaatGCAGGAACATACCttgagcataatatgtagacacaaaaAGCAGCGATAAAGAGGCGATATGTAACATCTTGAGATTAGAATGTGTTGgatagtttcagcaaatatgacaaaaaagttattttttttttaaaataaaagttaccaagCATAGCTTCAAAATaccacatttgtgttttttctaacTTCTATTGTTCCTCTTTCCTCAGTTCAATCATGCATGCTTTGGACACCAGTTTATACAGTTCAcaattcatattttgttttcctttcatttaaCTCTTTGACATGGAAACCAAACATCCCCTAATATCAAATGACATGTAGCGGCTCACCCTGCAGGTCCTCTCTGGGGATCAGCTGAGTGGGGATGAACAGTGAGGCAACCTCCACCACCAGCTGGGTGTAAGTCAGCCCCCTCCAGCCCCACAGGGTGTCCGGGCTGAGCACAGGCACACTCTCGGGCATGAACATCCCCCCATCTGAAGCATAACCTGAGAACAGCACATCCTGGAAGTCCAGTCCACGGACCCCACCCCGAGTACTGCAGTACTGCATCGCACTAACCTGTGAATGAAGACCACAATGTTACACACACGCTATACATTTTGTGTCCTATTTACCCCTCTGCATCTATTATTACATACGCCACATCTACATATTCTAACCCTTCATTTTCAAAACCCCCAGCGAGGCAGATGTACAGAATGGACGATATTTGAATAATCATATTTGAAGTtgacttttaaaacaattttgtgGCAGTTCAGATGGTGCTGGGGGCCTATGTCACTTgtcatttcctctctgtctctctctctctccatttcctGTCATCCCTCTACTGTCGCTCTCTCATAAGGCATTTGATGCTTAATTGCAAGTAGAATTTGtaactgaaaatttgtttaCAACACAAAAGTCTAATATTAGCTCAATCCTGCATTAACAGCTACTGTTAGTGGCCCTGTCTTTTACAGAACCCCTAAACCAAAAGGTAGTTTGAAGAGCTCCACAACTTTACGAATGTGGCGACGTGGTAGTGGGTACTTTTATATTATAAAGGGGCTGTAACAGAATGATACAAATTGCAAGCCAGACAACGCCACCTAGGGACTTTCACCCAAGGAGTTTTACCCAGTTCTAAGCAGTAAGGCAAACACAGGTTCAAGCACTACAAGAAAaatcagaatttatttattactaattatttaagcaaaaaaaaataatcattaaaactgGAAGTGTCTGTGGAGGGAAAAGAAGGAATTAGTAGTGAGCAATGAATGCGGGTCAAAATTACGGGAGGAGGTATGAaaatttattacaatttatgCTCTTAATAACTCTtttcaattaataaaaacacttccaaagtaaattattaaaactatcaaaaaaacaagggaaaggGGGAGTGAGTGGAAGCTAGCGAGGGGGAGGCAAACTACCAAAGGAAGTGTCCCAGGAGTGCACTTACCCACCACTCGTGAactcacagcaaacacacagcaaacgGGTGCAAACTATCGTGTCCCAGTGCCCTTATCACTACAACAGAAAGGTGCTGGGAACCACCCTGAGTGCCTAGCCTCCACCGCTAGCCAGCAACCACTGCACTGTAAGGGTGACAAAAGGAAATATTACTAAAGAAACG encodes:
- the thnsl2 gene encoding threonine synthase-like 2, encoding MQYCSTRGGVRGLDFQDVLFSGYASDGGMFMPESVPVLSPDTLWGWRGLTYTQLVVEVASLFIPTQLIPREDLQVLVREALSGFSVPEVVRTARLKNGLSVLELFHGETLAFKDLAMTCTVRFLDYFLRKQNRRATVLVGTSGDTGGSAIHSAKGLSGLEVVVVYPRGRITPVQEKHMITCLEDNVHVFAADGSSDDIDQPLRRLFADSQLVRSHNLMSLNSVNWSRVMIQLAHFIYAYLELSGMEQADKDLPELEVVVPTGGAGNIAAGYIVKQMGLPLKLVAMVNSNDIVHRTVTTGDFSMADNVTQTLAPAIDIQDPYNMERVFWLLLGRDGAAVKNMMEEFQQSHRHSLPENHRELLSQVLSTGTVSDDGILETMRRCWEENQYVLCPHTAVAVWHHYHCPHSAKINRSVMLCSPIQPHTKDISDFTARCEAAGFQRSSSLKEDTREDNRKT
- the LOC121959646 gene encoding carnitine O-acetyltransferase-like, with protein sequence MWGICSRTMVKVGMVKPCGLVKPCHLVKPVSATRVTGRYLTHQRGLPNLPVPPLQQTCERYISALEPIVEVDELKHTKELVEEFQKAGGVGERLQRSLEKRAKKTENWLSEWWVQVAYLDYRLPVVVHSSPGLVLPRMNFSDKQGQIRFAAKLITGVLDFKTMIDK